From Flavipsychrobacter sp., a single genomic window includes:
- a CDS encoding ribonuclease H-like YkuK family protein: MIWRTFDGSALKQPVKEAVEEAIIRETEAGYKLKVCIGTDSQVRGKETEFATVIVFLREKRGGFMFIQNEKTKVPYSIKERMLVEVGKSIDIAYQLCDLFNTYDIDMEIHADINTNPQFKSNEALREATGYILGMGFAFKAKPEAFASTSCANKIVN, encoded by the coding sequence ATGATCTGGCGTACGTTTGATGGCTCGGCACTAAAACAACCTGTAAAAGAGGCGGTAGAAGAGGCTATAATAAGGGAAACTGAAGCTGGCTATAAGCTGAAAGTATGCATTGGTACTGACTCGCAAGTAAGAGGTAAGGAAACCGAGTTTGCCACTGTAATTGTTTTTCTAAGAGAAAAGAGAGGCGGATTCATGTTCATCCAAAATGAGAAAACAAAAGTTCCTTACAGCATTAAAGAGCGCATGCTGGTAGAGGTGGGCAAAAGCATTGATATAGCTTATCAACTATGCGATCTCTTTAATACCTATGATATAGATATGGAGATACATGCAGATATCAATACCAACCCTCAGTTTAAAAGTAATGAAGCTTTAAGAGAGGCTACTGGCTACATATTGGGTATGGGCTTTGCTTTCAAGGCAAAACCGGAAGCATTTGCCAGCACTAGCTGTGCCAACAAAATTGTCAATTAG
- a CDS encoding SPFH domain-containing protein: MKERIKKVSLRKKIWGVMLAVILLVTLGSINALFEDVDAGQIVVIQAPITGKLSVYTQPGWVGQWFGKATHYEKSAQFWFNNDEGKKVNGTGAIKARWNDAGEAFISGSARYKLPLETSKMIELHSIYGSQEAIEKELIETNVRKAVYMTGPLMSSKESYAEKRSYLIQLIEDQANKGVYQTIQKDVKTVDPISGQEKTITIVEVQYDSTGHILRQEISPLVDYGVTLSNFAIEGIVYDAKVESQIEAQRKATMEVQTAMAKAKEAEQRALTVEKEGEADAAQAKWEQEVIAAKQITQAEMRRKVAEEDVKTAELEKRKAILEGEGEAAKKRLVMQADGALKQKLDAWLKAEEMKWNAFAQFKGNLVPMYQSGMDGKNSTNAMQYMEIMGIKAMKDISLDMQTK, translated from the coding sequence ATGAAAGAAAGAATTAAAAAAGTATCACTACGTAAGAAAATATGGGGTGTTATGCTAGCCGTAATACTCCTAGTAACCTTAGGTTCTATCAATGCATTATTTGAAGATGTGGATGCTGGACAGATCGTAGTCATTCAAGCGCCTATTACTGGTAAGTTATCAGTATATACACAACCCGGATGGGTAGGCCAGTGGTTTGGTAAGGCTACACATTATGAAAAGTCTGCTCAATTCTGGTTTAACAACGACGAGGGTAAAAAAGTAAATGGTACAGGTGCTATTAAGGCACGCTGGAACGATGCTGGTGAAGCTTTTATTAGTGGATCTGCTCGTTATAAATTACCATTGGAGACTTCTAAAATGATTGAACTACACAGTATCTATGGCTCACAAGAAGCAATAGAAAAAGAACTAATAGAAACCAATGTGCGCAAAGCCGTATATATGACAGGTCCGTTGATGAGCTCAAAAGAGTCTTATGCTGAAAAGCGTAGCTACTTGATACAGCTTATAGAAGACCAAGCCAATAAAGGTGTATATCAAACTATACAGAAAGATGTGAAAACTGTTGACCCAATAAGTGGTCAGGAAAAAACAATCACCATCGTTGAAGTACAATATGATAGCACTGGGCATATACTAAGACAAGAGATATCTCCATTAGTAGATTATGGAGTAACCCTAAGCAACTTTGCTATTGAAGGTATTGTATATGATGCGAAGGTAGAGTCTCAGATAGAAGCACAGCGTAAAGCAACAATGGAGGTGCAAACCGCTATGGCAAAAGCAAAAGAAGCTGAACAGCGTGCTCTAACAGTAGAAAAAGAGGGTGAAGCAGATGCTGCACAAGCTAAATGGGAACAAGAGGTTATTGCTGCAAAACAAATCACCCAGGCAGAGATGCGTCGTAAGGTAGCGGAGGAGGATGTAAAGACCGCTGAACTGGAAAAAAGGAAAGCGATTCTTGAAGGTGAGGGTGAAGCGGCTAAAAAACGCCTAGTGATGCAAGCCGACGGTGCCTTGAAACAAAAGCTAGATGCTTGGCTGAAAGCTGAAGAAATGAAATGGAACGCCTTCGCACAGTTTAAAGGTAACTTGGTACCTATGTACCAAAGTGGTATGGATGGTAAAAATAGTACCAACGCCATGCAGTATATGGAAATCATGGGTATCAAAGCCATGAAAGATATATCTCTAGACATGCAAACCAAATAA
- a CDS encoding DUF2911 domain-containing protein — protein MKHFLSAFIALIFIYSSVAGQEKKLLSPKAVAEGEHIEITYGQPSKRGRVIFGNLVPYDSVWRTGANEATEIVFQKDCELAGEFIKAGRYTLFTIPSKDSWLIIINAQLGQWGAYEYEKYKLKDLLKASVPSYRLKYTSEKLVYTINASSIRIEWDDTGVCIPYRIINP, from the coding sequence ATGAAGCATTTTCTCTCGGCATTTATCGCTTTAATCTTTATATATAGTTCTGTTGCGGGGCAGGAGAAAAAATTGCTTAGCCCAAAAGCTGTTGCAGAAGGAGAGCATATTGAGATTACCTATGGTCAGCCATCAAAAAGAGGTAGGGTTATATTCGGTAATCTTGTACCGTATGATTCCGTATGGCGTACGGGTGCTAACGAGGCTACAGAAATTGTATTCCAAAAAGACTGTGAACTCGCAGGAGAGTTCATAAAAGCAGGTAGATATACATTATTTACTATTCCATCTAAAGATAGTTGGCTGATCATTATTAATGCCCAGTTGGGTCAATGGGGAGCCTATGAGTATGAGAAATATAAACTCAAGGATCTACTAAAGGCTTCAGTGCCTTCATATAGGCTAAAGTATACTTCTGAAAAACTAGTATATACCATTAACGCTTCGTCTATAAGAATAGAGTGGGATGACACCGGGGTATGCATTCCTTACAGGATTATTAACCCTTAG
- a CDS encoding flavin reductase family protein, whose translation MKIVPGEIKTSLLHSYLLGSVAPRPICFASTIDENGNPNLSPFSFFNVFGSKPPILIFSPARRVRNNTIKHTLENAIATKEVVINIVNYDIVQQMSLSSCEYPDGVNEFEKSGLTPIASDMVAPFRVKEAPVQIECRVNEVIATGEEGGAGNLIICEVLCMHVNDEVLDEQGNIDPHKIDLVARMGANYYCRASGNAVFEVAKPNTDLGVGVDALPDMIKNSKVLSGNDLGILGNCTSIPHVEADFVDTKANMIIAEHATDDNVRTEELHKYAKELIAAGDINAAWQVLLIK comes from the coding sequence ATGAAAATCGTACCAGGAGAAATAAAAACAAGTTTATTACATAGTTACCTTTTAGGTTCTGTAGCACCAAGGCCTATATGTTTTGCCAGTACAATAGACGAAAATGGTAATCCTAATTTGTCTCCTTTTAGCTTCTTTAACGTTTTCGGGAGCAAGCCTCCAATATTAATATTCTCGCCTGCCAGAAGAGTGCGTAACAATACTATTAAGCATACTTTAGAAAATGCTATAGCAACAAAAGAGGTAGTTATTAATATAGTGAATTATGATATTGTACAACAGATGAGTTTATCTAGTTGTGAATATCCTGACGGCGTTAATGAGTTTGAGAAAAGTGGTTTAACGCCTATTGCTTCGGATATGGTGGCACCATTTAGGGTGAAAGAAGCACCAGTGCAAATAGAGTGTAGGGTAAATGAGGTGATAGCTACAGGAGAAGAAGGTGGAGCAGGTAATCTTATCATTTGTGAGGTGCTATGTATGCATGTAAATGATGAGGTGTTGGATGAGCAAGGAAATATAGACCCTCATAAAATAGATCTAGTAGCCCGCATGGGTGCCAATTATTATTGCAGAGCATCAGGTAATGCAGTTTTCGAAGTGGCAAAACCCAATACGGATCTGGGAGTAGGTGTAGATGCCCTGCCAGATATGATAAAGAACAGCAAAGTACTTAGTGGAAACGATCTGGGTATTTTAGGTAACTGTACAAGCATCCCGCATGTAGAAGCAGATTTTGTAGATACAAAAGCAAACATGATAATTGCAGAACACGCCACTGATGATAACGTTAGAACGGAAGAACTTCATAAATACGCTAAAGAACTGATAGCTGCTGGAGATATAAATGCAGCATGGCAAGTATTGCTGATAAAGTAA